The Girardinichthys multiradiatus isolate DD_20200921_A chromosome Y, DD_fGirMul_XY1, whole genome shotgun sequence genome has a window encoding:
- the LOC124864777 gene encoding WD repeat domain phosphoinositide-interacting protein 2 isoform X2 has translation MNLASLSGDAGGSQLLFANFNQDNTSLAVGTKSGYKFFSLSSVDKLEQIYECTDTEDVCIVERLFSSSLVAIVSLKAPRKLKVCHFKKGTEICNYSYSNTILAVKLNRQRLIVCLEESLYIHNIRDMKVLHTIRETPPNPSGLCALSISNDNCYLAYPGSATIGEVQVFDTVNLRAANMIPAHDSPLAALAFDASGTKLATASEKGTVIRVFSIPEGQKLFEFRRGVKRCVSICSLAFSMEGLYLSASSNTETVHIFKLETQKEKPAEEPTTWGGYLGKVLMASTTYLPSQVTEMFTQGRAFATVRLPFCGHKNICALAVIQKIPRLLVAAADGFLYLYNLDPQEGGECTLMKQHRLDSSAEPPNEILEQGSHDRPLVAQTYSAAVTKGYCEEQGAVGGSGLEEDLNDLRLEEENEQPPLILETE, from the exons ATGAACCTGGCCAGTCTGAGTGGGGATGCTGGCGGAAGCCAGCTTCTCTTCGCCAACTTTAACCAGGACAACAC GTCCTTGGCTGTTGGCACCAAATCAGGATACAAGTTTTTCTCCTTGTCCTCTGTGGACAAATTGGAGCAGATATATGAATGTA CTGACACGGAGGATGTGTGTATTGTGGAGCGCCTGTTCTCCAGCAGCCTTGTGGCCATCGTGAGCCTGAAGGCACCCAGGAAGCTCAAAGTCTGTCACTTCAAGAAGGGAACCGAGATCTGTAACTACTCTTATTCAAACACCATACTGGCTGTAAAACTTAACAGACAG AGGCTGATTGTGTGTCTGGAAGAGTCGCTTTACATTCACAACATCAGAGACATGAAAGTGCTGCACACTATCAGAGAGACGCCACCTAACCCATCAG GTCTGTGCGCTCTCTCCATCAGCAATGATAACTGTTACCTGGCATATCCAGGCAGTGCGACGATAGGGGAGGTCCAGGTGTTCGACACAGTCAACCTG AGGGCAGCCAATATGATTCCAGCTCATGACAGTCCCTTAGCAGCTTTGGCGTTTGACGCGAGTGGCACCAAGCTGGCCACAGCCTCAGAGAAG GGCACCGTCATCCGTGTCTTCTCCATTCCAGAGGGACAGAAGCTGTTTGAGTTTCGGCGAGGTGTCAAGAG GTGTGTGAGCATCTGTTCATTGGCGTTCAGTATGGAAGGCCTGTATCTTTCTGCCTCGAGCAACACAGAGACGGTCCATATCTTCAAATTAGAAACGCAGAAGGAGAA GCCAGCTGAGGAGCCCACAACATGGGGAGGTTACTTGGGAAAGGTCCTGATGGCGTCCACCACCTATCTGCCTTCACAGGTCACAGAAATGTTCACCCAGGGACGAGCTTTCGCCACCGTCCGCCTGCCCTTCTGCGGGCACAAGAACATCTGCGCTTTAGCTGT GATTCAGAAGATTCCCAGGCTGCTGGTTGCAGCAGCTGACGGATTCTTGTATCTGTATAACTTGGACCCACAGGAGGGTGGGGAATGCACGCTCATGAAGCAGCACAG GTTGGACAGCAGTGCTGAGCCTCCCAATGAGATCCTTGAACAGGGATCACATGATCGCCCTCTTGTGGCCCAAACCTACAGTGCTGCGGTCACTAAAG GTTACTGTGAAGAGCAAGGCGCAGTTGGAGGGTCGGGGCTTGAAGAGGACCTTAACGACTTGCGCTTAGAGGAGGAGAACGAGCAGCCGCCGCTCATCCTTGAAACCGAATGA
- the LOC124864777 gene encoding WD repeat domain phosphoinositide-interacting protein 2 isoform X1, with amino-acid sequence MNLASLSGDAGGSQLLFANFNQDNTSLAVGTKSGYKFFSLSSVDKLEQIYECTDTEDVCIVERLFSSSLVAIVSLKAPRKLKVCHFKKGTEICNYSYSNTILAVKLNRQRLIVCLEESLYIHNIRDMKVLHTIRETPPNPSGLCALSISNDNCYLAYPGSATIGEVQVFDTVNLRAANMIPAHDSPLAALAFDASGTKLATASEKGTVIRVFSIPEGQKLFEFRRGVKRCVSICSLAFSMEGLYLSASSNTETVHIFKLETQKEKYVPAEEPTTWGGYLGKVLMASTTYLPSQVTEMFTQGRAFATVRLPFCGHKNICALAVIQKIPRLLVAAADGFLYLYNLDPQEGGECTLMKQHRLDSSAEPPNEILEQGSHDRPLVAQTYSAAVTKGYCEEQGAVGGSGLEEDLNDLRLEEENEQPPLILETE; translated from the exons ATGAACCTGGCCAGTCTGAGTGGGGATGCTGGCGGAAGCCAGCTTCTCTTCGCCAACTTTAACCAGGACAACAC GTCCTTGGCTGTTGGCACCAAATCAGGATACAAGTTTTTCTCCTTGTCCTCTGTGGACAAATTGGAGCAGATATATGAATGTA CTGACACGGAGGATGTGTGTATTGTGGAGCGCCTGTTCTCCAGCAGCCTTGTGGCCATCGTGAGCCTGAAGGCACCCAGGAAGCTCAAAGTCTGTCACTTCAAGAAGGGAACCGAGATCTGTAACTACTCTTATTCAAACACCATACTGGCTGTAAAACTTAACAGACAG AGGCTGATTGTGTGTCTGGAAGAGTCGCTTTACATTCACAACATCAGAGACATGAAAGTGCTGCACACTATCAGAGAGACGCCACCTAACCCATCAG GTCTGTGCGCTCTCTCCATCAGCAATGATAACTGTTACCTGGCATATCCAGGCAGTGCGACGATAGGGGAGGTCCAGGTGTTCGACACAGTCAACCTG AGGGCAGCCAATATGATTCCAGCTCATGACAGTCCCTTAGCAGCTTTGGCGTTTGACGCGAGTGGCACCAAGCTGGCCACAGCCTCAGAGAAG GGCACCGTCATCCGTGTCTTCTCCATTCCAGAGGGACAGAAGCTGTTTGAGTTTCGGCGAGGTGTCAAGAG GTGTGTGAGCATCTGTTCATTGGCGTTCAGTATGGAAGGCCTGTATCTTTCTGCCTCGAGCAACACAGAGACGGTCCATATCTTCAAATTAGAAACGCAGAAGGAGAAGTATGT GCCAGCTGAGGAGCCCACAACATGGGGAGGTTACTTGGGAAAGGTCCTGATGGCGTCCACCACCTATCTGCCTTCACAGGTCACAGAAATGTTCACCCAGGGACGAGCTTTCGCCACCGTCCGCCTGCCCTTCTGCGGGCACAAGAACATCTGCGCTTTAGCTGT GATTCAGAAGATTCCCAGGCTGCTGGTTGCAGCAGCTGACGGATTCTTGTATCTGTATAACTTGGACCCACAGGAGGGTGGGGAATGCACGCTCATGAAGCAGCACAG GTTGGACAGCAGTGCTGAGCCTCCCAATGAGATCCTTGAACAGGGATCACATGATCGCCCTCTTGTGGCCCAAACCTACAGTGCTGCGGTCACTAAAG GTTACTGTGAAGAGCAAGGCGCAGTTGGAGGGTCGGGGCTTGAAGAGGACCTTAACGACTTGCGCTTAGAGGAGGAGAACGAGCAGCCGCCGCTCATCCTTGAAACCGAATGA